The Bombus pascuorum chromosome 13, iyBomPasc1.1, whole genome shotgun sequence nucleotide sequence AATTTAAGAATGAAACATAGTAATGATATGCATATGTATGATGTCTTTCTAGttctatacaaatataaatattcttccgaaagagattataattaaaaatgaaactgttAAAAATTATCCTTTCATATGCATAAACAGTGATCGAGATGATGAATTTACGATCGATACTTCAATAGTCCCAGATGTGGAGAAAAGGAAATCACCTTTCCTATATATGGAAAAGCCACCTCAATGGAATAACACTGCAGAAAGATACGCGATCGCAATTACTCAATTGCATCACAGTAAATTTCCAGCTTATCGATGGCCAGCCCTTAAAAATCTATTCGAAGAATGTGACGTACGTTCGCTCATTATCTTCTAAAAGTAGTAAATTactctttttgtttttatttgctaacgcaataataaataatatgctTAAAAATGTGAAACACTATTCGtatctattaatataatttattcgagtaaaatttatgtaatatttcatattataaaatatgaaactctTAGAAAATCGTACAAGCTGGATCATTGTCGAGGTAACTTTAGCCAGttgtgatttattttatttgcagaTTGCATACGATAGAAAAAGACGTCAAGGATCTAGTATAATATTACACGATGgtgaaattcgaaattttggCAAGATGGTTGCTGTTAGTCCTTCTATGACCGCTACGTTAACAATGGTACATAAAAATCTGACGAAATTGCATCGAATTCTGATGAAATCGAAGACGAAGTCAGAAACGAATTTACCAACCCTCATTGATTTCTTTTCAAAACTCTCTCTCGACTATAGGAATTTGGCTACTGACAAGTGTTTGTCACATTCTTAAATCATCGCATGTAGTTGTCcgtgaattttattatctattacaTATCTGCATGTTTCTAAAATCAAACTTGTATTTATATCTACTAAATAATTCGTACATGGTAGATAATTGTCATCTTATCGATCgcattgtaatatttaaattctcatTAATTGCAGCGTGCTTAACGCGAGTGAAATGCGAAAGTATTGGTTTTCAGTTTTGAAAAGTTGCCACATTCAGAAgctataatatagaaattaaatatatcaatgTAGAATTAAATATCACGTGTTAAGTTTTAATGCAGTTTGATGCATTATTTTCTCTAACTTCATGGGTTCACCATTAGACTATGATCCAATGTTATTCTTAGTTAAACAAGACCAAACGATACCTCCTTATGTCAACTTCATTATTGGTGGAGTATCAGGGTAAAATATcagtatatatttcttttctatttaaaaatttccaaaatctGAGCCtaattaattttgcaaatttattttatttcaaacataaacattttgattgaagattaattttattttgcgtgTATTTCATAAACTTTTGAAACTAGGAATTAACCtaggaatttatttaaatttgaagagGTTTAgagaaaatttcagaaattactCGTCGTGTTTAAAAATTCTCTCTTATCTTATCTTTACGTGATACTACGTGAAAGACAACGTTTCTACAACTACGTGATCATGCAGATGCATGGGCCAAACATGTACACATCCTTTGGATGCAACTAAGATACGaatgcaaattttaaaaagttcttTGAGAGATACGATATGCAAAACTTTCCAAGAACATGGAGTACGTGGATTCTATATCGGTTGGACTCCGGCTATACTTCGACAATTAACATACACTACGACAAGACTTGGTGTATATAATACGTGCTATGATTTGATCTcgtaagaatattttcttctaaatttaaCTAAGTAGTATGTATATACCAAGAATTTTACCTAAATGTTAGCGTCAATTTGACTTAACATTGAAATGGTATGAGCAGAAGTTAATAACGTGTGTTCAGATTATACGTTGGTCGTTTAAATTATCCTACAATGGTCACCATTGGAATGTTCTCTGGTATTTGTGGTGCATTAGTTGGAACGCCGGCCGATTTAATTTATGTTCGTATGGTAGGTGATGCGCAATTACCACCTGGTGAGCATAaattttaactattttttattcttatattagTTAATTTAAGTATTACACGtcattttgcataaaatatattctaactAGGTagagatatttcatttcataaagTTATTCATTGAATTGTTAACTTTGACAGAAGCACgacaaatatttgatataataatttggaatattttactacaaaatCATGTACATTTTGATAGATTATCTAGGTCAAGACAAAAAGTGAACGACGGATATGCTATTTTTCTCTCAAAGATTAAAATCGCTGCGTCATAAACAactaacttttatttttatttttatttttcctttttcaatattttcaatattttcttcctatctgttaatcattaatatttaaatcttttacaaattttctataaaaattctatcttGGCaaagaaatgatataaataaacgtaCAATGTTCAATTGCAGAAAAATCTCCTTAATGCAGTAAAACGTTGGAAAgacatataaaacaaaagataaattttcagaGAAGCGGCGGAATTACAGACACGTTTTCCACGGGCTGTCGGACATTTGGAAAACAGAGGGTGTTCAGGGATTATGGAGAGGAGCTCTACCAACTATGACCAGAGCAATGATCGTGAATGGAGCGCAATTAGGCACCTATAGTAGAGCGAAAATAATGTGGAAGGATACAGGTGTATACAGGAACTTTAATAATCAACCCATTAAGGACGAAACAGTGAAAAAACATGAAGACTACAGGGAagaacataaattaaatttcatagcTTTTATAGAGAAgcagttttaaaattcaacgtgTTGACAATCAAGTCCATGGTaccaaaattatattttaatttggttgtttttttatattcttcaagattttcaaaatattccccattataatattagaatattgtaataattgtaTCTTTTTGATTTTCAAGATGGACAGTGCTAAGATTCTTATCAACCGACAATTCTAAAGCTATAAAATTCCACTATAAAGATTTCATCGTGTTTCTCCcctgtaattttcatttcatatatgaTATGATTTCGAAGCGAATGAATTGCAGCTATATTAACAACTACTTTAATCATATATGATATGAACAATAGGTTTATTCGAAGAAGGCATATTATTGTCATTCTGTTCAGCGATGATATCTGGATTCGTGATGTCTGTGTTGTCAGTGCCTGTGGATGTAGCTAAAACTAGGTAATCGCCAGAATAttactaaattaatatatttttatccacAATTATTTCTCAAAGAATACAAACTTGGACCTTACCGTCGAAACCACCCGGGATCGTCACTGCGATCGCTACCATAGCAAGAACCGAAGGAGTAACATCAATGTGGCGTGGATTTCTACCATACTACAGCAGAGCAGCTCCCAATGCTGTAATTACCATGGTGACACTTGATAAGTTAAGacaaatatatcgtatattctTTCTACCACCCATTgagtgatatttttataaaagtttcttgcaaagaacaacaataataataaaatcttacacgattttattttatatattcgtcacttttttataataaatacttgaTTATGCTATCATTTACAACGCAGAGAAAAAGCGATagatttatgcaaattaaattctttcctAGCAATATGCAGACTAATATTGCGAGCTTGAAGGTGACGCTATATTAGCTTAAAATATTGCGGTGCATGCAAGAAAATACACTTTagcattatttttaaaagattgtCTTATTACTAGAGAATTGTAAATAAGTAACTAAACgaatataattgtttattcataaatatattaatcttGTCGTACATGCCACTTGAATATTCGTATACAATAAAAGGTTCATATACAATTAATGCTCGTATACAATGCAATGCGGTACAATACAGTAcacaatataatatgtatacacatatataagaaaacggtcattaaaatattttctgtactTGCTATATATATCTATGTTGCGTATCgtctatacatttttgcaatttgttcATTAATGATAAACGTTAGTACTGTGTGTGGCCCTACTCTACAATATGTAGGCCAGAAACCTTTCCAAAGTGCCTTTATGCCTTCGGTTTTCGCTATCGACAGTAACATTGCGATCATACCAGGTGGCTTTTCCACACCTTTCAAGTTTTGCAGTCTGAAAATTTACAGTCACAAAAATTCCTTTAAACTTATTACTTTCTTTTGAgcgattttattataatcgaGATAGGAACGATTGCATTAAGATTTTTCTCGAGATCTTTAAAATTTCTGCTAGGAAcgctattttaatattatcatatggaaataattcacaaataagaaaattaatatagtGATCATGAAAAGATCGATATCTAATTATTTTACCTTGTTTTAGTTATATCAAATGGCATAGAATTGAAGGTAGTAAGGAATCCAGATAACATTGACGCAGAGAAATGCAGACCAACACCCTCCGGTATATACACTGTGAAATAAAACGTGTTTCATACTTCTATCGATATAAATTCTTCCGATATAGATAATATTTGAAGCTGATAAGTACATTTCgtggatattaaaaattttgcttGACTGTAAGTTGCAAGTTGTGATACATTAACAACCACCGCTCGTCCCATCGTTGCTACACTGCCTCTCCAAAGAGTGGTGATTCCTTCTTCTCGAGAAATTCTTGTAAACGCGTTGAACACGTTTTTGTAATTCCTTCGTTGCTCTGCAGAAAATTCCATACATACAACATCAAGAtcgataaaaggaaaaactCGTTTCCCAATTATTGGGAACATTAATGATATAAGG carries:
- the LOC132913844 gene encoding mitochondrial 2-oxoglutarate/malate carrier protein-like; translation: MGQTCTHPLDATKIRMQILKSSLRDTICKTFQEHGVRGFYIGWTPAILRQLTYTTTRLGVYNTCYDLISLYVGRLNYPTMVTIGMFSGICGALVGTPADLIYVRMVGDAQLPPEKRRNYRHVFHGLSDIWKTEGVQGLWRGALPTMTRAMIVNGAQLGTYSRAKIMWKDTGLFEEGILLSFCSAMISGFVMSVLSVPVDVAKTRIQTWTLPSKPPGIVTAIATIARTEGVTSMWRGFLPYYSRAAPNAVITMVTLDKLRQIYRIFFLPPIE
- the LOC132913590 gene encoding mitochondrial 2-oxoglutarate/malate carrier protein-like → MSDKEPQEKKKEPLPPVFTFINAGISGMAATCVVHPMDVIKNRIQIQKEKTSVGKVVASIYKNEGILKFYSGLSAGLVRQATYTTVRLGIYNQLHEYWKEKYVGKPNFGIMSLMAATAGAIGAFVGTPAEVALVRMTADGRLPKEQRRNYKNVFNAFTRISREEGITTLWRGSVATMGRAVVVNVSQLATYSQAKFLISTKLYIPEGVGLHFSASMLSGFLTTFNSMPFDITKTRLQNLKGVEKPPGMIAMLLSIAKTEGIKALWKGFWPTYCRVGPHTVLTFIINEQIAKMYRRYAT